A window of the Erpetoichthys calabaricus chromosome 10, fErpCal1.3, whole genome shotgun sequence genome harbors these coding sequences:
- the LOC114659665 gene encoding histone H4 has product MSGRGKGGKGLGKGGAKRHRKVLRDNIQGITKPAIRRLARRGGVKRISGLIYEETRGVLKVFLENVIRDAVTYTEHAKRKTVTAMDVVYALKRQGRTLYGFGG; this is encoded by the coding sequence ATGTCTGGTCGCGGAAAAGGAGGAAAGGGTCTTGGCAAAGGTGGTGCTAAGCGCCATCGTAAAGTTCTTCGTGACAATATCCAGGGTATAACAAAGCCTGCCATTCGGCGCTTAGCTCGTCGAGGTGGAGTAAAAAGAATTTCTGGCCTGATATACGAAGAAACTCGCGGAGTGCTTAAGGTTTTTCTGGAGAATGTGATTCGAGATGCCGTTACTTACACAGAACACGCAAAAAGGAAAACCGTCACTGCTATGGATGTCGTCTATGCGTTAAAACGGCAAGGTCGGACCCTGTACGGTTTTGGGGGTTAA